Proteins from one Chitinophaga oryzae genomic window:
- a CDS encoding GNAT family N-acetyltransferase, protein MRTVRTAATDAEILACREVILTLRPHIAPESVLPQIREMQQEGYHLLYLPTDDDPSKVAAIAGYRHKHNLHSGRFIYIDDLATHPSFRAQGYATLLLHHIREIAKEEGLSIVQLDSGHGLWPAHRLYHEQGFYISAHHFTQVV, encoded by the coding sequence ATGAGAACAGTAAGAACAGCCGCCACCGACGCCGAAATACTGGCCTGCCGCGAGGTCATCCTCACCCTGCGCCCGCATATAGCACCCGAAAGCGTGCTGCCACAGATACGGGAAATGCAGCAGGAAGGCTATCATCTCCTGTATTTGCCAACAGATGACGATCCTTCAAAAGTAGCGGCCATTGCAGGTTACCGGCACAAACACAATCTCCACAGCGGCCGGTTTATCTATATCGACGATCTGGCCACCCACCCCTCCTTCCGCGCGCAGGGTTATGCCACGCTGTTGCTGCATCATATCCGGGAAATAGCGAAAGAAGAAGGGCTCTCTATTGTACAGCTGGACTCCGGGCACGGCCTGTGGCCGGCGCACCGGCTATATCATGAACAGGGCTTCTATATCTCCGCCCATCATTTTACGCAGGTGGTATAA
- a CDS encoding DUF445 domain-containing protein, which produces MNYLFPIIAACLVPVATALLGWFIHHLAASTFFNRILPARQQALAQQIGAFAGQQLSFSTIKSKLTDPDKIKNIIPLVEAHLDTFLREKLPKAMPVLSMFIGDSIVNQIKSHLVAELDTLFPVMINQYLDNVEKDLNIEKMITDKIAGISAEQLQQISRQMLGDGIAGFKLLGALTGFCCGLVALLFLIIF; this is translated from the coding sequence ATGAATTATCTGTTTCCCATAATAGCCGCCTGCCTGGTACCCGTTGCCACTGCCCTGCTGGGCTGGTTTATCCATCACCTCGCCGCCAGTACGTTCTTCAACCGTATTCTTCCGGCACGGCAACAAGCCCTGGCACAACAAATAGGCGCTTTCGCGGGGCAACAGCTCTCTTTCAGCACCATCAAATCCAAACTGACAGATCCGGACAAAATAAAAAATATCATCCCGCTGGTTGAAGCACATCTCGACACCTTCCTGCGTGAGAAACTGCCCAAAGCCATGCCGGTACTCTCCATGTTCATCGGCGACAGTATCGTGAACCAGATCAAATCACACCTCGTGGCAGAACTGGACACCCTGTTCCCCGTAATGATCAATCAGTATCTCGACAACGTAGAGAAAGACCTGAACATCGAAAAGATGATCACCGATAAAATAGCCGGCATCTCCGCAGAACAACTGCAACAAATCAGCCGGCAAATGCTGGGAGACGGAATTGCCGGATTTAAACTGCTGGGCGCCCTCACAGGCTTCTGCTGTGGCCTTGTGGCGTTACTATTCCTGATTATTTTTTAA
- a CDS encoding TonB-dependent receptor domain-containing protein, with protein MKKRYLLLAGILMWQVQSFAQAPAAGKPAAAANGRGAGTRPDMPQIGRLYGKLIDASNGKPIPYASVALLRQRDSSVVTGMLTKPNGEFNLESLPFGPFLVRINFMGYTSLQKKVSITPQTTEQDLGNIKMQPNVKTLQSVEVTGQKSAFTMGIDKKVFNVERNLTSVGGTATDVLKNIPSVNVDLDGNVSVRNAAPNIFVDGKPSTLTLDQIPADAIESVELITNPSARYDAEGMSGILNIILKKNRKAGFNGSVQAGIGTGNKYNAGGNISIRQGKFNVFANYNINANRSWGEGTTSRSNYKSGNAADTSFLLQNSNSTSKPLFQFGRFGLDYQIDNRNTISLSQNIVAGDFKNNEDLLSTFSNSQHNITGLSDRQNNNKFGFRNYTTALGFKHTYAKPNKEWTADFNYNSSSNDRNGDYLTQAMNAQGTPLGQPLYQTNNAAGKTTFITVQTDYTNPIGKNGKLEAGAKVTLRDYSSDYQVFDKDTLSGHFIPNAMLSTAYKYNEEIYAGYANFSNTMGNFGYQAGLRVEQYVYAGENQGVHYKPTKAVPGFFPSVYLSQKLKHDQELQLNYSRRVNRPNFFQLIPYRDYSDPQNQREGNPNLKPEYINSLEFSYAKNWQNANLLGSVYFRNVNNMISTISTPIGADTLLTQFINANRSNSYGAEITLKNQVLKGWDLTSNVNLYQTDMKVNSNGQNFNNSGFSWLAKINSETKLPANFTVQVTGTYQAPTIALPASGGGGGRGGGGGGFMMIPTSSQGTIKGFSTVDVAVRKDFLKNKAASLTLSLSDVFNTRQYELNQATPAFAQDYIRKRESRILKLNFSYRFGKFDTSLFKKKKQNNNNDMQMGDPMQSF; from the coding sequence ATGAAAAAACGGTATCTACTCCTCGCCGGCATTTTAATGTGGCAGGTACAATCCTTCGCGCAGGCGCCAGCGGCCGGGAAACCGGCAGCAGCGGCCAACGGCCGGGGCGCCGGAACACGGCCCGACATGCCGCAGATAGGCAGGCTTTACGGGAAACTGATAGACGCCTCCAATGGTAAACCTATCCCCTACGCATCCGTAGCCCTGTTGCGGCAGCGGGACTCCTCGGTGGTGACCGGCATGCTGACCAAACCCAATGGGGAATTTAACCTGGAAAGTCTCCCCTTCGGCCCTTTCCTCGTACGCATCAACTTCATGGGCTACACCAGCCTGCAGAAAAAAGTAAGCATCACCCCGCAAACCACCGAACAGGACCTGGGCAATATTAAAATGCAACCCAACGTAAAAACCCTGCAAAGCGTGGAAGTGACCGGCCAGAAAAGCGCCTTCACCATGGGCATCGACAAAAAGGTGTTCAATGTGGAACGTAACCTGACCAGCGTAGGCGGTACCGCTACCGATGTATTAAAAAATATCCCTTCCGTCAATGTGGACCTCGACGGCAACGTCAGCGTACGCAACGCGGCCCCCAATATCTTTGTGGACGGCAAGCCCTCCACCCTCACCCTCGATCAGATACCCGCCGACGCCATCGAAAGCGTGGAACTGATCACCAACCCCTCTGCGCGGTACGACGCAGAAGGCATGTCCGGTATCCTCAACATCATCCTGAAGAAAAACCGGAAAGCCGGCTTCAACGGCTCCGTACAAGCCGGTATCGGCACCGGCAATAAATACAATGCCGGCGGCAACATCAGCATCCGCCAGGGTAAATTCAATGTATTTGCCAACTACAACATCAACGCCAACAGAAGCTGGGGCGAAGGCACCACCTCCCGCAGCAACTATAAAAGCGGCAATGCGGCAGATACCAGCTTCCTGCTGCAGAACAGCAACAGCACCAGCAAACCGCTGTTCCAGTTCGGCCGCTTCGGCCTCGATTACCAGATCGATAACCGCAATACCATCTCGCTGTCACAGAACATCGTTGCAGGCGACTTCAAAAACAATGAAGATCTCCTCAGCACTTTCTCCAACAGCCAGCATAACATCACCGGCCTGAGCGACCGCCAAAACAACAACAAGTTCGGCTTCCGCAATTACACCACAGCATTGGGCTTCAAGCATACATACGCCAAACCCAACAAAGAATGGACAGCTGACTTCAACTACAACAGCAGTTCCAATGACCGTAACGGCGACTACCTCACCCAGGCCATGAACGCCCAGGGCACGCCGCTCGGACAGCCGCTGTACCAGACCAACAACGCTGCCGGCAAAACAACGTTCATTACGGTCCAGACAGATTATACCAACCCAATAGGCAAAAACGGTAAACTGGAAGCCGGCGCGAAAGTCACGCTGCGCGATTACTCCAGCGATTACCAGGTATTCGATAAAGACACCCTCAGCGGACATTTTATTCCGAATGCCATGCTGTCTACCGCCTACAAATACAACGAAGAGATCTATGCCGGTTATGCGAATTTCTCCAATACCATGGGCAATTTCGGCTACCAGGCCGGTCTGCGTGTGGAACAATATGTGTATGCCGGCGAAAACCAGGGCGTACATTACAAACCAACAAAAGCAGTCCCCGGCTTCTTCCCGAGCGTATACCTCTCGCAGAAACTGAAGCATGACCAGGAACTGCAGTTGAATTATTCCCGCCGCGTGAACAGGCCGAATTTCTTCCAGCTGATACCCTACCGCGATTACAGCGATCCGCAGAACCAGCGGGAAGGTAATCCGAACCTGAAACCGGAGTACATCAACAGCCTGGAGTTTTCCTACGCTAAAAACTGGCAGAACGCCAACCTGCTGGGAAGCGTGTACTTCCGTAATGTCAACAACATGATCTCTACCATCAGCACGCCGATTGGCGCCGATACGCTGCTCACCCAGTTTATCAACGCCAACAGAAGCAATTCCTACGGCGCGGAGATCACACTGAAGAACCAGGTCCTCAAAGGCTGGGACCTTACCTCCAACGTAAACCTGTACCAGACAGATATGAAGGTCAACAGCAACGGGCAGAACTTCAACAACAGCGGTTTCAGCTGGCTGGCGAAGATCAATTCCGAAACGAAGCTGCCGGCTAATTTCACCGTACAGGTGACCGGCACCTACCAGGCGCCAACGATTGCGCTGCCTGCTTCCGGCGGTGGCGGCGGCCGCGGCGGAGGAGGTGGTGGTTTTATGATGATCCCCACTTCTTCACAGGGTACCATCAAAGGCTTCAGCACTGTGGACGTAGCAGTGCGCAAGGACTTCCTGAAAAACAAAGCAGCTTCGCTCACACTGAGCCTGTCAGACGTTTTCAACACACGCCAGTATGAGCTGAACCAGGCTACGCCTGCTTTCGCACAGGATTATATCCGCAAACGCGAATCCCGTATCCTGAAGCTTAACTTCAGCTACCGTTTCGGTAAGTTCGACACTTCCCTGTTCAAAAAGAAAAAGCAGAATAATAACAACGACATGCAGATGGGTGACCCGATGCAAAGTTTTTGA
- a CDS encoding lipase family protein yields MMFRISLVCYLFLVFSGKILSAQHLAPHFDPREYHELLDLSSLQRDTSLEQSNAKAPENFRVVYRSPEVGLKNRWDFWIDRSRALGVVSIRGTNGTATSWMENFYAGMISAKGTLQLNDSTTFTYKLAEDDKAFVHAGWLLGLAAMAPDIVQQIKHAYQEGIHEFIITGHSQGGAIAFLVRSYLQYLDGLPKDIVFKTYCSAAPKPGNLFYAYDYDHITRDGWGLRVVNGRDWVPEVPFSIQTPTDFNTINPFANIRKAFRKQKFPARVALSYMYGRLNRPARKASRRFQRVLGKMIYGRVKKVLPEYNRPVFVDSHNYTPAGTPVILYPVKGYDEKFPFDGKNIFVHHSIDAYRWALDHIYPAGGH; encoded by the coding sequence ATGATGTTTCGCATTTCACTGGTTTGTTATCTATTTTTAGTTTTTTCAGGAAAGATCCTCTCCGCACAACACCTGGCGCCACATTTTGATCCCCGGGAATACCACGAACTGCTCGATCTCAGCTCTCTGCAACGGGACACGTCTCTGGAACAAAGCAATGCCAAAGCACCGGAAAACTTCCGCGTCGTTTACCGCTCCCCGGAGGTAGGCCTCAAAAACCGCTGGGACTTCTGGATCGACCGCAGCCGTGCCCTCGGCGTCGTCTCCATCAGAGGTACTAATGGCACCGCCACCTCGTGGATGGAAAACTTCTACGCCGGTATGATCAGCGCCAAAGGAACACTCCAACTGAATGACAGTACTACCTTCACGTATAAACTGGCGGAAGACGACAAAGCTTTCGTACACGCCGGCTGGCTGCTGGGCCTCGCCGCCATGGCGCCGGACATCGTGCAACAAATCAAACATGCCTATCAGGAAGGCATACACGAATTCATCATAACAGGCCATAGCCAGGGCGGCGCCATCGCTTTCCTGGTGCGCTCCTACCTGCAGTACCTCGACGGCCTCCCGAAAGACATCGTCTTCAAAACCTATTGCAGCGCAGCGCCTAAACCGGGCAACCTGTTCTATGCCTATGACTATGATCACATCACCCGCGACGGCTGGGGCCTCAGGGTAGTCAACGGGCGGGACTGGGTGCCGGAAGTGCCTTTCTCTATACAAACGCCCACCGACTTTAATACCATCAACCCTTTTGCCAACATCAGAAAAGCTTTCCGCAAACAGAAGTTCCCGGCGAGGGTAGCGCTGTCCTATATGTACGGGCGGCTCAACCGCCCCGCCAGGAAAGCCAGCCGCCGCTTTCAGCGGGTATTGGGTAAAATGATATACGGCCGCGTAAAAAAAGTACTGCCGGAGTATAACCGGCCCGTTTTTGTCGACAGCCACAATTATACCCCGGCAGGTACGCCGGTGATCCTATACCCGGTAAAAGGATATGATGAGAAATTTCCGTTCGACGGTAAGAATATTTTCGTGCACCACTCCATCGACGCGTACCGATGGGCGCTCGATCACATTTACCCTGCCGGCGGACATTAG
- a CDS encoding carboxymuconolactone decarboxylase family protein — translation MKERFFMQEVLPEAFKTMVAMDKYTTTTNVSPLHREMIKVRASQLNGCAYCLDKHSADARKLGETVERQLLLSAWRESPQFTEEERIILAMTDEVTLISQRGLTEETYNKALACFGMETTAQLLMHIICINAWNRIGIATHRVPGQHYPIAAQ, via the coding sequence ATGAAAGAAAGATTTTTTATGCAGGAGGTGCTGCCGGAAGCCTTCAAAACCATGGTGGCGATGGACAAATATACTACCACCACCAACGTATCTCCCCTGCACCGCGAGATGATCAAAGTAAGGGCGTCCCAGTTGAACGGCTGCGCCTATTGCCTCGACAAACACTCCGCCGACGCCCGTAAGCTGGGCGAAACGGTAGAACGCCAGTTGTTACTCAGCGCATGGCGCGAGTCGCCACAGTTTACCGAAGAAGAGAGAATTATACTGGCCATGACAGATGAAGTGACGCTTATCAGTCAACGCGGACTCACGGAAGAGACTTACAACAAAGCGCTGGCCTGCTTCGGCATGGAAACCACCGCTCAACTGCTGATGCATATTATCTGTATTAACGCCTGGAACCGCATCGGGATAGCCACCCACCGGGTACCGGGCCAACACTATCCAATTGCCGCCCAATGA
- a CDS encoding aminotransferase-like domain-containing protein, with product MLPYKTLITINREARQPVYQQIANRFASLIREGVLKPGLLLPGSRVLALQLGLHRKTVVAAYDELVSQDWATALPRKGVMVATNLPDIRPRSFQAPASPYAAGPGFSFNSIPSVATSRYDRLQSGQLIINDGFADMREAPLEAWMKESRALVRRPRYHQRLTYGSAMGSLHLRQQLVHYLTHTRGLSLSADNVMTTRGAQMAIYLTAAMLLEKGDYVIVGSPGYFYADLCFEQLGARLLRVPTDAEGIDAEEVGRLCRTHKVRMLYVIPHHHHPTTVTLSAERRMRLLDIIRTHRLAVLEDDYDYDYHYSSAPILPLASGDHGGNVIYVGSFTKLLGLSIRSGFLVAPAPFLEEMARLRKLMDLHGDNLPEETLAALLADGTIDRHLKKSNKLYHERRDQLTQLLQNRLGDKVRFTEPAGGMATWLTFHKRYPLTQVAVKAAAMGLLMSNGEQYGHGTRPLNAIRFGFASLNNRELAKAVGILEKVLTQSAQRFGK from the coding sequence ATGCTACCATATAAAACACTGATCACCATCAACCGGGAAGCGCGGCAGCCGGTATATCAGCAGATCGCGAACCGCTTTGCCAGCCTGATCCGCGAAGGGGTGCTGAAACCGGGATTGCTGCTGCCCGGCAGCCGTGTACTGGCATTACAGTTAGGGCTGCACCGCAAAACCGTTGTTGCGGCATACGACGAGCTGGTGAGCCAGGACTGGGCCACCGCCCTTCCAAGGAAAGGTGTGATGGTAGCGACCAATCTGCCGGATATCAGGCCTCGCTCTTTTCAGGCGCCGGCATCCCCGTATGCGGCGGGGCCGGGATTTTCATTCAACAGTATTCCGTCTGTGGCCACTTCCCGCTACGATCGGTTACAGTCCGGCCAGCTGATCATCAACGACGGCTTTGCCGATATGCGGGAAGCGCCGCTGGAAGCGTGGATGAAAGAGAGCCGCGCGCTGGTGCGCCGGCCGCGCTACCACCAGCGGCTTACATACGGTTCGGCGATGGGCAGCCTGCACCTGCGGCAGCAGCTGGTGCATTACCTGACGCATACACGGGGCCTTTCATTGTCGGCCGACAATGTAATGACCACCCGGGGGGCGCAGATGGCCATCTACCTGACAGCCGCCATGCTGCTGGAAAAAGGGGACTATGTGATCGTGGGCAGCCCCGGATATTTTTATGCCGACCTATGCTTTGAACAGCTGGGCGCCCGCCTGCTGCGCGTTCCCACAGATGCAGAAGGCATCGATGCAGAGGAAGTAGGGCGGTTGTGCCGTACCCATAAAGTAAGGATGTTGTATGTGATACCGCATCACCATCACCCGACAACGGTCACGCTCAGCGCTGAACGCAGAATGCGGCTGCTGGACATCATCCGCACCCACCGGCTGGCAGTGCTGGAAGATGATTACGATTACGATTACCATTACAGCTCTGCGCCGATATTACCGCTGGCCAGCGGAGACCACGGCGGCAACGTGATCTACGTCGGCTCCTTTACCAAGCTGCTCGGACTCTCCATCCGCAGCGGCTTCCTCGTGGCCCCGGCGCCGTTCCTCGAAGAAATGGCCAGACTGCGCAAACTAATGGACCTCCATGGCGATAACCTGCCGGAAGAAACACTGGCGGCCCTCCTGGCCGACGGGACCATCGACCGACACCTGAAAAAGTCGAACAAGCTTTATCATGAGCGGCGCGACCAGCTCACGCAACTGCTGCAAAACCGCCTGGGCGACAAAGTAAGGTTTACCGAGCCCGCCGGCGGCATGGCTACCTGGCTCACCTTCCACAAACGTTACCCGCTGACACAGGTAGCTGTGAAGGCCGCCGCCATGGGGCTACTGATGAGCAACGGGGAGCAGTATGGCCACGGCACCAGGCCGTTGAACGCTATCCGCTTCGGATTCGCATCGCTGAACAACAGGGAGCTGGCAAAGGCGGTGGGGATCCTGGAAAAAGTGCTCACGCAAAGCGCGCAAAGATTTGGTAAATAG
- the aspA gene encoding aspartate ammonia-lyase codes for MSKRIEHDFLGEKEIPQDVYYGIQTLRALENFHITGIPLKVEPLFVKSLGYVKKAAAMANRDLGVLDKNIAEYIIRASDRVINGEFDNQFLSDLIQGGAGTSVNMNANEVIANVALEMMGKQKGEYEFCHPNNHVNCSQSTNDAYPTAFRIALILKLTAYKEELGKLADAFDTKGKEFQNVLKMGRTQLQDAVPMSLGDEFHAFAINLREELSRVDSSRRLIAEINMGATAIGTRVNAPEGYAELVTQYLCEVTGLDLKLAENLIEATNDTGAYVQLSGVLKRTAVKVSKICNDLRLLSSGPRAGLNEINLPPMQPGSSIMPGKVNPVIPEVVNQTAYYVIGADLTVTMAAEAGQLQLNVMEPVISFALFTAITYMGNACRTLREKCILGITANAEHTKQMVMNSIGIVTQLNPILGYEQSAGIAREALETGKSVHDIAVKEKKLITQEKWDEIFTFDNMIRPQFINR; via the coding sequence ATGTCCAAGAGAATAGAACACGATTTTTTGGGGGAGAAAGAGATACCGCAGGATGTCTATTATGGTATTCAGACACTTCGTGCGCTGGAGAATTTTCACATTACCGGTATTCCGCTGAAGGTGGAGCCGCTCTTTGTAAAGAGCCTGGGGTATGTGAAGAAAGCGGCGGCTATGGCCAACCGGGACCTGGGAGTGCTGGACAAAAATATTGCGGAATACATTATCAGGGCCAGTGACCGGGTAATCAACGGAGAGTTTGACAATCAGTTCCTGAGTGACCTGATACAGGGCGGCGCCGGTACTTCCGTGAATATGAATGCCAATGAAGTGATTGCCAATGTGGCCCTGGAGATGATGGGCAAACAGAAAGGGGAGTACGAATTCTGCCACCCCAACAACCATGTGAACTGCTCACAGTCCACCAACGATGCATATCCTACTGCTTTTCGTATAGCCCTGATCCTGAAGCTGACCGCCTACAAAGAAGAGCTGGGCAAGCTGGCAGATGCGTTTGATACCAAGGGGAAAGAGTTCCAGAACGTGCTGAAGATGGGGCGTACACAGCTGCAGGACGCGGTGCCCATGAGCCTTGGCGATGAGTTCCATGCCTTTGCCATCAACCTGAGAGAAGAGCTTTCCCGGGTAGACAGCAGCAGGCGGCTGATCGCGGAGATCAATATGGGAGCTACGGCTATCGGCACCCGTGTGAACGCGCCGGAGGGGTATGCAGAACTGGTGACCCAGTACCTGTGCGAGGTAACCGGGCTGGACCTGAAGCTGGCAGAGAACCTGATAGAAGCGACCAACGACACCGGCGCTTATGTACAGCTTTCCGGGGTGCTCAAGCGTACAGCCGTGAAGGTGTCCAAAATATGCAACGACCTGCGTTTGTTGTCTTCCGGACCACGGGCAGGCCTCAACGAAATTAACCTGCCGCCGATGCAGCCGGGATCTTCCATCATGCCGGGCAAAGTTAATCCGGTGATACCGGAGGTGGTGAACCAGACGGCGTACTATGTGATCGGCGCCGATCTGACCGTGACCATGGCGGCGGAAGCCGGACAGCTGCAGCTGAATGTCATGGAGCCGGTGATCTCTTTCGCGCTGTTTACCGCCATTACCTATATGGGCAATGCCTGCCGTACGCTGCGCGAGAAGTGTATCCTGGGTATTACCGCCAATGCCGAACATACCAAACAGATGGTGATGAACAGCATCGGTATTGTGACCCAGCTGAATCCGATCCTTGGATATGAGCAGTCCGCCGGCATCGCCCGCGAAGCGCTGGAAACCGGTAAGTCCGTGCACGATATCGCCGTGAAAGAGAAAAAACTGATTACGCAGGAAAAATGGGACGAGATCTTTACGTTTGACAATATGATCAGACCGCAGTTCATCAATCGCTAG
- a CDS encoding TonB-dependent receptor: MLRLIAGATLLLVAAVPNLHAQTPGASPVKMNGKVADAVTGKPVEYASVVLLRQADSSMVTGMYTTPAGTFTFNSVVPGIYVLRVTFMGYEKLEKAVKVAPGKPAFAGTLRLQTAGKVLNAVEIKAEKPAFSMQIDRQVFDAGSMINAEGGTGTDILKNIPSVDVDIDDNVTLRGKSVTIYVDGKPSPFGDAKTALQMIPAESIDRIEVINNPSAKFEAQGGGGIINIVLKKDKAIGYNVMFNAGVATRGQVNGSANASLRMRRFNFFGNYNARYESIGGSGYSYRQNLVPDSSHTTFFSQDSRNTNRNGNNGGRFGFDYFLDDHNTFTIAQGINHNFSRNEDDIFLNYLDEQKQTLRNGERHNTGRNDGYNNNTSLNYKRTFKKQNQELTAYVSYSGNRAASNSDYRTQYQKPGQSALPNPNLQDNTGKNGNRFWNLQSDYTMPLGKKGKLEAGVKSTLRHISNDYTAMLYDWELQDFRKSNQLSNQYDYEEDIHAGYLNFANAIGNLGYQIGVRAEQSYLKGYSFTRDTTVDNRFFNLFPSVFLKYNLPKNQNQSLVFNYSTRIDRPNFDQLLPYINNSDPQNIRTGNPELQPALSHKFEASYSVYYPRSNNYFSTSTYFAQTNDNIDRISTLDTVTGVTTTRPMNLATQQNIGGNVSYSLNIYKWWKINANLNLEYNRLSSVTLNNENFSYGLNANTQFRLPSRISIELSGHYRSPRIQPQGTFRAMNGIDFGIRKEVLKNRALVVALNISDLLNTQQFSSHYETPVFIQDYERKRATRFIRINIRYRFGKMDPNLFKKKKQQQQEEEEKPQEEEEKPKERGRL; this comes from the coding sequence ATGCTAAGATTAATTGCAGGGGCAACCCTGCTGCTTGTTGCTGCTGTGCCTAACCTCCACGCACAAACGCCGGGAGCTTCACCGGTGAAAATGAACGGTAAAGTGGCGGATGCAGTGACCGGCAAACCGGTGGAATATGCCTCCGTGGTATTACTCCGCCAGGCCGACTCCTCCATGGTGACCGGCATGTACACCACTCCCGCCGGCACCTTCACTTTCAACAGCGTTGTTCCCGGCATTTACGTGCTCCGTGTTACCTTCATGGGTTACGAGAAGCTGGAGAAAGCGGTGAAAGTGGCGCCCGGCAAACCAGCGTTCGCCGGCACCTTACGTCTGCAGACTGCCGGCAAGGTGCTGAACGCTGTAGAGATCAAAGCGGAAAAACCAGCCTTTTCCATGCAAATAGACCGGCAGGTGTTCGACGCCGGCAGCATGATCAACGCCGAAGGCGGCACCGGCACAGACATCCTAAAAAATATTCCCAGCGTAGACGTAGACATCGATGATAACGTGACCCTGCGCGGCAAAAGCGTGACCATCTACGTAGACGGCAAACCGTCGCCCTTCGGGGATGCGAAGACAGCCCTGCAGATGATTCCCGCCGAAAGTATCGACCGCATAGAAGTGATCAATAACCCTTCCGCCAAATTCGAGGCACAGGGCGGCGGTGGTATCATCAACATCGTCCTGAAAAAAGATAAAGCCATCGGGTACAATGTGATGTTCAACGCCGGCGTGGCCACCCGCGGGCAGGTCAACGGCAGCGCCAACGCCAGTCTGCGTATGCGCCGCTTCAACTTCTTCGGCAACTACAACGCACGCTACGAATCCATCGGCGGCAGCGGCTACAGCTACCGGCAGAACCTCGTGCCCGACAGCAGCCACACCACCTTCTTCTCACAGGACAGCCGCAACACCAACCGCAATGGTAACAACGGCGGCCGCTTCGGCTTCGACTATTTCCTCGACGACCATAACACCTTCACCATCGCACAAGGCATCAATCATAACTTCAGCAGGAACGAGGATGACATCTTCCTTAACTACCTCGATGAACAAAAACAAACGCTGCGCAACGGCGAACGGCATAACACCGGCCGCAATGACGGCTATAACAACAATACCAGCCTGAATTACAAGCGTACGTTCAAAAAACAGAACCAGGAGCTGACCGCCTATGTAAGCTACAGCGGTAACCGCGCCGCGAGCAACAGCGACTACCGTACACAATACCAGAAGCCCGGTCAGAGCGCCCTCCCCAATCCCAATTTGCAGGACAACACCGGCAAAAACGGGAACCGCTTCTGGAACCTCCAGTCAGACTATACCATGCCCCTTGGCAAAAAAGGAAAGCTGGAGGCAGGCGTGAAAAGTACGCTGCGGCATATCAGTAACGACTATACGGCGATGTTGTATGACTGGGAACTGCAGGATTTCCGCAAAAGCAACCAGCTGTCCAACCAGTACGACTATGAAGAAGATATCCATGCCGGTTATCTCAACTTCGCCAATGCTATCGGCAACCTGGGCTACCAGATCGGGGTAAGGGCCGAACAGTCCTACCTGAAAGGCTACTCCTTTACCCGCGACACCACAGTGGACAACCGGTTCTTCAACCTGTTCCCCAGCGTGTTCCTGAAATACAATCTGCCTAAAAACCAGAACCAGAGCCTGGTGTTCAACTATTCCACGCGTATTGACCGGCCCAACTTCGACCAGTTGCTGCCATATATCAATAACTCCGACCCGCAGAACATCCGCACGGGCAACCCCGAGCTGCAACCGGCGCTGTCGCATAAGTTCGAAGCCAGTTATTCCGTTTATTACCCCAGGTCCAACAACTATTTCAGCACCAGCACCTACTTTGCGCAAACCAATGACAACATAGACCGTATCAGTACGCTGGACACCGTCACCGGCGTGACCACCACCAGGCCCATGAACCTGGCCACCCAGCAGAACATCGGCGGCAACGTGTCTTACAGCCTCAATATTTACAAATGGTGGAAAATCAATGCCAACCTGAACCTGGAGTACAACCGGCTCTCCAGCGTAACGCTGAACAATGAAAACTTCAGCTACGGGTTGAATGCCAATACCCAGTTCAGGCTGCCGTCCCGTATCAGCATAGAGCTGAGCGGCCATTACCGCTCCCCCCGGATACAGCCGCAAGGCACTTTCCGGGCCATGAACGGCATCGATTTCGGCATCCGCAAGGAAGTGCTGAAGAACCGGGCGCTGGTGGTAGCGCTTAATATTTCCGATCTGCTCAACACACAACAGTTCAGTTCCCATTACGAAACACCGGTGTTTATCCAGGACTACGAGCGCAAACGCGCCACCCGCTTTATCCGTATCAACATACGCTATCGTTTCGGTAAGATGGACCCTAATCTCTTTAAAAAGAAAAAACAGCAACAGCAGGAAGAGGAAGAAAAGCCGCAGGAAGAAGAAGAGAAGCCTAAAGAGCGGGGAAGGTTATAA